GAAATAGAGTTTATTAAAGGAGCTTATCTTGTAAATGCCCAATCAAAAGTAATTGTTGTAGAATTAAAAGAGAATATAGCAGAGGATATGTTAGTTTATGCTGAGAAGTTAGGAGCTTTACCAAATCCTGTAGGAGCTGAATCAAAGTATGAGTTTTCTCCACTTTTTTATAGAGTATCAGGAACTTTTAGAGCTGCAGATGCAACTTTAGAAAAGAGAATGATTAGAATAAATCCAAATAGAGCTGGGGTAGAAACAATAGTTAGAATATTAAAAGAGAGCTATAAAATGGCAAAAGAGGTGAAGTAGTATGTTTTTAGATATTGTACAGGAAAAAAATCCTCAATTAATAAAAGCAGCAATAAAACTTCATCAAAGAGGAGAGATATTACCAGATACATATATTTTAGATGTAGATGCTATTTTAGAAAATGGAAAGGCTCTTTGTAAAAAAGCTGAAGAGAATGGTATTAAACTTTATGCAATGACAAAACAATTTGGAAGAGTACCATATTTAGCAAAAAAATTAGTGGAGATAGGATTTGCTGGAATTGTAACTGTTGATTTTAAAGAGGCTTTAGTTATGATGGACAACGGTGTGAAACTGGGAAACGTAGGTCATCTAGTTCAAATTCCAACAGCTCTTGTAGATAAAGTAATAAGACACAATCCTGAAATTATAACTGTTTACTCTTTAGAAAAAATAAAAGAGATTGATGAAGCTGCAAAAAGATATGGAAAAGTCCAAGATATAATGCTAAGAGTTTTAGAAAGAGATAGTAAAATTTATTCAGGTCAAAGTGGTGGCTTTTATTTAGATGAGATAGAGGCAGTTGCTAAAGAGGTTTTAAAATTAGAAAATGTAAAACTAAATGGACTTACATCTTTTCCATGCTTTTTATATAATTGTGACAAAAATATAATAGAGGGAACTAAAAATATTGAAACTATAAAAAAGGCTGAAAAAATATTAAAAGAGATGGGAATATTTGTAAAACAATTAAATATGCCTTCAGCTACATCTTTAGAAAATATGGAAAGTATAAAAAAATATGGTGGAACACATGGTGAACCTGGACATGCTTTAACAGGAACAACACCTTTTAATAGCAAAAATTTACATGGAGAGATTCCAGCAATTTTATATGTTTCTGAAATATCTCATAATTTAGATTATAAATCTTACTGCTATGGAGGTGGACATTATAGAAGATCTGGAATGAGCAGCGTTTTAGTTGGTAAAGATATTAAAGATATGAAAAGGTGTTCAGTAGAAGCTCCAACAATGGAGAGTATAGATTATTATTTTGAAATATCAGGAAATAATCCAGTTGGACAAACAGTTGTAGGAGCTTTTAGAACTCAGATATTTGTTACAAGAAGTAATGTGGCACTAGTTGAAGGGATTAAAAATGAAGAACCTCAAATTATAGGTATTTATGACAGTTTAGGAAGAGAGATATAAATTATGAAAAGATTTGTAGTGTTAGTTTTAGATAGCTTTGGTATTGGAGAGATGGATGATGTAAAAGATGTTCGTCCCCAAGATATTGGAGCTAATACATATAGAAGTGTTTTAAGAGATAATCCAAATTTAAAAATACCTAATTTAGAAAGATTAGGTATAGCTAATGCAGCTAAAATGGAGATTGGGAATGTAAAGTTTTCAAAAGATGCTGTATACGGAAGAGCAAACCTTATGCACTTTTGGTGTGATACTTTCTATGGACATCATGAACTTATGGGAACTTATCCTAAAAAACCTAAAACAGAACCTTTTTCTGAAGCTATAGATGAGGTGGAAAAAGTTTTGAAAAATCACGGATACTCTGTGGAGAGATTTGGTTCTCCAAGAGAAGTTTTAATAGTGAATAATTGTGCTACTATAGGTGATAATTTAGAGGCAGATTTAGGACAAGTTTACAATATAACTGGAGCTTTAGATTTTATAAGTTATGAAAATCTATTAGAGATAGGAAAAATTGTAAGAGGAGTTGTAAAAGTTCCAAGAGTTATAACTTTTGGTGGAAAAAATGTGACAATTGAAGATTTGAAAAATGCGTATGAGTGTAGAGATGGACTTTTTGGAGGAATAAACGCTCCTAAATCTGGAGTTTATAGAAACGGTTATCAAGTTCAACACATGGGATATGGAATAGATAGTGAAGTACAGTTACCTAAAATTTTAGAAGGAGTTGCAAAAACTGTATTTATAGGTAAAGTTGCAGATATAGTTGAAAATCCAAAAGGGAAATCTATATTTTGTGTAGATAGTGCAAAGGTTATGGAGTTATTGATAGAAGAGATAAAATCTAATGAAAATGCTTTTATATGTGCTAATATACAGGAAACAGATTTAGCTGGACACCAAGAGGATCCTTTTAAATATGGAGAGAAACTTGAAGTTGTAGATAGAAACTTAAAAAAGGTTATAGATCTATTAGATGAAGATGATATATTAATAATTACTGCAGATCATGGAAATGATCCAGATATTGGTCATTCTAATCATACAAGAGAAAAAGTTCCAATTTTAATTTATAAAAAAGGTTTAAATGGAATAGATATAGGAGAGAGAGGTTCTCTTTCAGATATTGGTCAAAGTGTAGCTGAATATTTTGAAAGACATTTACCTGACAATGGAGAATCATTTTTAAAAAAGTTGTAGAGAGATCTACAACTTTTTTTCAATTCTATCAAAAGCTTCTTTTAAAACTTCAAGAGAGTTAGAGCAAGCTATTCTAATTGCCTTATCATCTCCAAAAGGTTTACCAGGAATAACTTTAACTTTGAGCGTTTCAAAAAGATAGTCTGAGTACTCAATAGAATTTAGATTAGTTTCACTAATATCTATAAAAATATATATTCCTCCTTGAGGAGCAAAGGCTTTTAAACCATGGATTTTATTGATTCGATTTAAGCAATATTCAACTCTTTCTCTGTAAAGAGGAACAATACTATTTTTAATATGATTTCTATTTTTTAATGCTGCAAGAGCTGCTCTTTGAGATATAGCTGAAGCACTGTAGACAATAACTTCGTTAATTTTTCGAATAGTATCAACAATAGCTTTTGGAGCAACATTATAACCAACTCTCCAACCAGTCATAGCAAAATTTTTAGAAAAGCTA
This genomic window from Cetobacterium sp. NK01 contains:
- a CDS encoding YhfX family PLP-dependent enzyme — protein: MFLDIVQEKNPQLIKAAIKLHQRGEILPDTYILDVDAILENGKALCKKAEENGIKLYAMTKQFGRVPYLAKKLVEIGFAGIVTVDFKEALVMMDNGVKLGNVGHLVQIPTALVDKVIRHNPEIITVYSLEKIKEIDEAAKRYGKVQDIMLRVLERDSKIYSGQSGGFYLDEIEAVAKEVLKLENVKLNGLTSFPCFLYNCDKNIIEGTKNIETIKKAEKILKEMGIFVKQLNMPSATSLENMESIKKYGGTHGEPGHALTGTTPFNSKNLHGEIPAILYVSEISHNLDYKSYCYGGGHYRRSGMSSVLVGKDIKDMKRCSVEAPTMESIDYYFEISGNNPVGQTVVGAFRTQIFVTRSNVALVEGIKNEEPQIIGIYDSLGREI
- a CDS encoding phosphopentomutase; its protein translation is MKRFVVLVLDSFGIGEMDDVKDVRPQDIGANTYRSVLRDNPNLKIPNLERLGIANAAKMEIGNVKFSKDAVYGRANLMHFWCDTFYGHHELMGTYPKKPKTEPFSEAIDEVEKVLKNHGYSVERFGSPREVLIVNNCATIGDNLEADLGQVYNITGALDFISYENLLEIGKIVRGVVKVPRVITFGGKNVTIEDLKNAYECRDGLFGGINAPKSGVYRNGYQVQHMGYGIDSEVQLPKILEGVAKTVFIGKVADIVENPKGKSIFCVDSAKVMELLIEEIKSNENAFICANIQETDLAGHQEDPFKYGEKLEVVDRNLKKVIDLLDEDDILIITADHGNDPDIGHSNHTREKVPILIYKKGLNGIDIGERGSLSDIGQSVAEYFERHLPDNGESFLKKL